The Anaerolineae bacterium DNA segment CAGGTCAGCGAGGGAGCGATGCCCATGCGGGTATAGGCCTCGATGACCGCGGCCTGGGCGCGAGCGAAATCCTCGGGGATGCCCAGCTCCTTCCAGCGCTGGAGGTCCATGCCGGCGGGGTTGAGGAAGGCCGGCACGCGCGCCCGAGCGCCCTCATCGGCCCATTCGCGGAGGAACTGGAGGCCGGCGTCGCCCAGGTTTTTGTAGCTGACGCCGGCGACCTGCACACTCTCCACCGGCACCAGATGTCGTGCGCCGTAAATCCTGGCCAGCGCCACCACGATTTCCATGGCCTTGCGCACCGCCGACCCGGCCTCGCCGGCGAGCATAGCCCGTTCTTCTTCTGTCAGGCGAACATCCGACGCATAGGGCATAGGACCTTCACTCGTAGCGGAAGCGCTGAAACGCTTCGGGATGCTGCGGCCCCCTCTCATCGTCCCAGGGAATGGTGGCATCCACGGCCATCTTGGCCGTGCGGGCCTTCTGGCCCGGGATATGTTTCGCCGAGGGGTCCAGCGAGCTGGAGGGTTGGTCCTGCCAGATGATGATATCGCGATCGGCCTGCACGCGGGTGGCAATAGCCCATTCGACCTCCTGCATGTCAAAGGGGTTGATGTCCTCGTCCACCACGACAACATGTTTCAGGGAGCCGTGGCCGCGGAAGGCCGCTTCGCCGGCGCGCCGGCCGTCCTCAGGGCGGCGCTTGCGTATCTGTACCACCGCATGGAGCCAGGAGGCGCCGCCGGGGGTGATCCAGACGTTGAGGCACTCGCATACCCCATTGACGGCGGCAAATATCGTCGGCTCGCGCGGCATACCCATCAGCGTGCGGTGCTCCGGCCCGCCGGGAAGGAGCGCCTGGTAGATGGGATCGCGCCGGCGGGTGATGCGTTCAATCTCGATCACCGGCTGTTTGCGGACGATGTCGAAGGTGCCGGTCAGGTCAATGAACGGCCCTTCATCCACCAGCTCGTGGGTGATGCGCCCTTCCAGGATGATCTCCGATTCCGCCGGCACCAGCAGGTCCGAGCCCAGACAGCGCACCAACGGGGTGGGGGCCAGGGCATGGGCGATGTAGAACTCGGGGAGGCTTCCGGCGGGGGACATGGCGGCGGCCAACTGCACGCTTAAGGGCGCCCCGATGCAGATGGCGACGGGAACATCTTCCTGAGAGTTCGCCCATACGGAGTGGGTATGCCGGCCTTCCACCAGGCGGACAGCGAAGCGCCGGCGGTCCAGCCGCATCAGGCGGTGGAAGGCGGCGTTGAGGGCCCCGCGCGCCGGGTCATGGACCACGGCGATGCCGGCGGTGACATAGGGGCCGCCGTCATGCGGCGTGTGCCGCACGATGGGCAGAGCTTCCAGGTCCACCTCCTCTTCCACCACTTCCTGGCAGGGCGCGGAGGTGACGATGGGTGGGGCGGCCGGCGACTCCAGCGCCTTCACCAGGTACGCGCATAGCTCTCGCTCATCAATGCCGAAGGCCAGGGCGAAATAGCGCCGTGAGGCGCAGACGCCGGAGATGACCCGATAGCCGTTCCAGCGGGAGCGGAAGAAGAGGATTTTGTCGCCGGCGCGGTGCATCAGCCGGGCCATGCCCTCGTCCGGCGGCACTGGTGTGTCCACGTGTTCCACCCATTGGCGCTGTTCCGCGAGCGAGATGAAATCGCGCAGTTGCATATGGGTTACTCCCCTCTGGGGTGCGCAGATACAGTGGTGGAGATAATGGTTATGGCGCCGGCGGAGCGCAGTGCGCTTTCCACGCTGGCGGCGCGCTCGGGCGTGACCAGCGCGATGATGTTGCCGCCGCGGCCGGCGCCGCTCAGTTTGGCCCCCAAGGCGCCGGCATCCCGCGCGGCTTCCACCAACCTGTCCAAGGCCGGGCAGGAAACGCCCAGCTCCTGGAGCAGGCGATGGTTTTCGTCCATCAGCCGGCCAAGGGCAGGGAGATCCCCATTTTCAATGTGCCGGCGTGCGGTGTCCACCAGCTTCCCGATGGCGTCGAACAGCGCTTCGTAGCGCGCCGGCTCCCGGCCGCGCGCCTCCCGCACCGCTCCGACCACCTCTCGCGTGCTGCTGAAAATGCCCGTGTCCGCGATGATCAAAGGCAGGGGCGCGCCGATGGAGATGATTTGCGGGGGCTGTCCCCTCACGAAATAGACCGGCGCCTCATAGGCGATGACGGAGTTGTCAATCCCGCTGGGGGTGCCGTGGTACAGTTTCTCGGCCTCGAAGACCAGCGCGGAGACCCTTTCTGGCGGCCAGTGGACGCCGAAATGCCGGCACAGCGCTCGCACGATGGCGGTGGAGACCGCCGCGCCGCTCCCCATGCCCCGGCCGATGGGCAGTGCGGAGCGCACGGAGATGCGCAGGTCG contains these protein-coding regions:
- a CDS encoding UbiD family decarboxylase translates to MQLRDFISLAEQRQWVEHVDTPVPPDEGMARLMHRAGDKILFFRSRWNGYRVISGVCASRRYFALAFGIDERELCAYLVKALESPAAPPIVTSAPCQEVVEEEVDLEALPIVRHTPHDGGPYVTAGIAVVHDPARGALNAAFHRLMRLDRRRFAVRLVEGRHTHSVWANSQEDVPVAICIGAPLSVQLAAAMSPAGSLPEFYIAHALAPTPLVRCLGSDLLVPAESEIILEGRITHELVDEGPFIDLTGTFDIVRKQPVIEIERITRRRDPIYQALLPGGPEHRTLMGMPREPTIFAAVNGVCECLNVWITPGGASWLHAVVQIRKRRPEDGRRAGEAAFRGHGSLKHVVVVDEDINPFDMQEVEWAIATRVQADRDIIIWQDQPSSSLDPSAKHIPGQKARTAKMAVDATIPWDDERGPQHPEAFQRFRYE
- the mvk gene encoding mevalonate kinase; its protein translation is MTTASACGKVILFGEHAVVYGRPAIAVPVSQVRVEAAVDPLPEAGDILLETPDLGRRYWLAEADSSDGIAHLVRLALKELGAPARDLRISVRSALPIGRGMGSGAAVSTAIVRALCRHFGVHWPPERVSALVFEAEKLYHGTPSGIDNSVIAYEAPVYFVRGQPPQIISIGAPLPLIIADTGIFSSTREVVGAVREARGREPARYEALFDAIGKLVDTARRHIENGDLPALGRLMDENHRLLQELGVSCPALDRLVEAARDAGALGAKLSGAGRGGNIIALVTPERAASVESALRSAGAITIISTTVSAHPRGE